The proteins below come from a single Parageobacillus toebii NBRC 107807 genomic window:
- a CDS encoding cupin domain-containing protein yields the protein MKVYPLKFEEQFVKPILDNGVSKVVQFSFPPGKVLEKHKTSSDILVFVLQGRIQFSANEEVTLQAGDMVSLEKNVEHSLKALEQSLVILVLTPSPTAHSIFKPQSSQ from the coding sequence ATGAAGGTATATCCATTAAAATTCGAAGAACAATTCGTAAAGCCTATTTTAGATAACGGCGTGTCAAAAGTGGTCCAATTCTCCTTTCCTCCGGGCAAGGTATTGGAAAAACATAAGACATCTAGCGATATTCTCGTGTTTGTCCTGCAAGGTCGAATTCAGTTTTCCGCAAATGAAGAAGTGACATTGCAAGCGGGAGATATGGTAAGCCTAGAAAAAAACGTAGAGCACTCGCTCAAAGCCTTGGAGCAAAGCCTGGTTATACTGGTGCTTACTCCTAGTCCGACGGCCCATTCCATTTTTAAGCCGCAAAGCAGTCAATAG
- a CDS encoding nitric-oxide reductase large subunit, which produces MVVWSVVSFVLLLAGIGALAWYYAKQKHVELEETYPEKDPLLALSPTPSMKATLKYFWVVAALWVIQVGLGAVTAHYQVEGSGFYGIPLAEWLPYSITRTWHTQLGILWIATAWIATGLFVAPAVSGHEPKYQRFLVNVLFVCLLIIVVGSMAGQWFAVQQRLGLDTNFWFGHQGYEYTDLGRFWQLFLTVGLFLWLFLMVRGIWPALRKAKDDRHLLILFLIASTAIPVFYIPGLLWGQHTHLAIAEYWRWWVVHLWVEGFFEVFATVVIAFLFTRMGLLRISTATTSVLFSTIIFLFGGIIGTFHHLYFSGTPIGVLAFGATFSALEVVPLVLVGFEAYENLTLSRARPWVAAYKWPIYYFIAVAFWNLVGAGLFGFFINPPIALYYMQGLNTTPVHGHTALFGVYGMLGIGLMLFCLRGLTKRRKWKTKALSFSFWAINIGLALMVLLSLLPIGLMQTWASVKHGMWYARSAEFMSQEIIHNFVWLRVIGDTIFAIGALVLGWFILGLKTGWSLTDEPLQYAEENETHAK; this is translated from the coding sequence ATGGTCGTCTGGTCTGTGGTCAGCTTTGTTCTGCTATTGGCCGGTATTGGAGCTTTAGCTTGGTATTATGCCAAACAAAAACACGTCGAATTGGAGGAGACCTATCCTGAAAAAGACCCGTTGCTCGCCTTGTCACCCACACCTTCCATGAAGGCAACACTCAAATATTTCTGGGTGGTCGCCGCTTTGTGGGTGATTCAGGTTGGCCTAGGAGCAGTCACCGCTCATTATCAAGTGGAAGGAAGCGGTTTCTACGGAATACCACTTGCAGAATGGTTGCCTTATTCGATAACACGTACGTGGCATACTCAATTAGGGATCTTATGGATTGCTACTGCCTGGATTGCCACCGGGCTGTTTGTGGCTCCGGCAGTCTCCGGTCATGAACCGAAATACCAACGATTTCTCGTAAATGTTCTCTTTGTGTGTTTGCTGATTATCGTTGTCGGTTCCATGGCAGGCCAGTGGTTTGCCGTACAGCAACGTCTCGGATTGGACACAAACTTCTGGTTTGGGCACCAGGGGTATGAGTATACAGATCTCGGACGATTCTGGCAGTTGTTCCTGACTGTCGGGCTTTTCCTCTGGCTGTTCCTGATGGTACGAGGAATTTGGCCTGCGCTAAGGAAAGCAAAGGACGACAGACACTTGCTCATTCTGTTTTTGATCGCTTCTACCGCGATCCCGGTGTTTTATATTCCGGGACTATTGTGGGGGCAGCATACACATCTTGCCATTGCCGAGTACTGGCGTTGGTGGGTGGTGCACCTGTGGGTAGAAGGTTTCTTCGAAGTATTTGCGACTGTGGTGATCGCATTCCTGTTCACACGTATGGGATTGCTGCGAATATCAACGGCCACCACTTCGGTTCTTTTTTCGACCATTATCTTTCTGTTTGGCGGGATTATCGGCACGTTCCACCATTTATACTTCAGCGGAACTCCGATCGGGGTATTAGCCTTCGGCGCTACTTTCAGTGCACTTGAGGTCGTTCCGTTGGTACTAGTCGGATTCGAAGCGTACGAGAATTTGACCCTTTCCCGTGCCCGTCCTTGGGTAGCGGCTTACAAGTGGCCGATTTACTATTTTATAGCGGTTGCATTTTGGAACCTTGTAGGTGCTGGATTGTTCGGATTCTTTATCAATCCTCCGATTGCGCTTTACTACATGCAAGGGCTTAACACCACGCCAGTACATGGTCATACAGCGCTGTTCGGAGTATACGGCATGTTGGGAATTGGGCTCATGCTGTTTTGCTTGCGGGGGTTGACCAAACGGCGCAAGTGGAAAACAAAGGCTCTCTCATTCTCGTTTTGGGCGATCAATATCGGACTGGCATTAATGGTTCTGCTGAGCCTGCTTCCGATTGGCCTGATGCAGACATGGGCAAGCGTGAAGCACGGTATGTGGTATGCACGTTCGGCCGAGTTCATGTCGCAGGAGATCATTCACAACTTCGTATGGCTGCGGGTGATTGGCGACACTATTTTTGCGATTGGCGCGCTGGTGCTTGGCTGGTTTATCCTTGGCCTCAAAACCGGCTGGTCTCTCACTGATGAACCATTGCAATATGCCGAGGAAAACGAGACCCATGCAAAATAA
- a CDS encoding radical SAM/SPASM domain-containing protein, which yields MSNMKWFPSRFNAISQTENGELILYNSYTGAIGVVTEEEKKDVLQALKRSGIDRDLSPIEKTLAECGFLVSERTNEEKRAQFLHQTLHRTDTMHLIVLPTETCNFRCTYCYQDFLRGNMSRDVINGLKHFLKNKIPKLEHLTVSWFGGEPLLAYDIIEELSEEIVEWADRHGVTYQAEMSTNGYFLSKQTFQNLLKYKVNRFMVTLDGSKDVHDSRRALTNRGATYETIINHLLDIQTLDDSFEIYIRINFDEDNLSHIPRFLEELAGYFAGDSRFQIFCRPVGKWGGANDENLPICDHRTAETKIWEFTEFGIHRGLNMSSIIESMLMPSGAVCYAAKPHSFVIGANGQVYKCTCFFDEEYNHVGWLHADGTMEIDFDKLALWVTSGEEQDEHCQACFFRPACQGNHCPLYRIRKGKRPCPYEKRKIKQVLRLIHAQQSKTK from the coding sequence ATGAGCAACATGAAATGGTTTCCATCTCGATTTAATGCGATTTCACAAACAGAAAACGGTGAACTCATTCTTTACAATAGTTACACAGGGGCGATCGGTGTTGTGACAGAGGAAGAGAAAAAAGACGTGCTGCAAGCATTAAAGCGGAGCGGCATTGATCGTGATTTATCGCCTATCGAAAAAACGCTTGCCGAGTGTGGGTTTCTTGTCTCAGAGCGAACAAACGAGGAAAAGCGTGCCCAATTTTTGCACCAAACTTTGCATCGAACGGATACGATGCATCTTATCGTACTTCCTACAGAGACATGTAATTTTCGTTGTACATACTGTTATCAAGATTTTTTGCGAGGAAACATGAGCCGCGATGTTATCAACGGGTTAAAGCATTTTTTAAAAAATAAAATTCCTAAACTGGAGCATCTTACTGTCAGTTGGTTTGGCGGAGAACCGTTATTAGCGTATGACATTATCGAAGAATTAAGCGAAGAGATCGTAGAATGGGCCGATCGTCATGGCGTAACCTATCAAGCAGAAATGTCCACGAACGGCTATTTTTTATCTAAACAAACATTTCAAAATTTGTTGAAATATAAAGTGAACCGCTTTATGGTGACACTTGACGGAAGCAAAGATGTGCACGATTCGCGCCGGGCTCTTACGAATCGAGGAGCTACATACGAGACGATCATAAACCATTTGCTCGATATACAAACATTAGATGATTCTTTTGAAATTTACATCCGTATTAATTTCGATGAAGATAATCTTTCACACATTCCGCGTTTTTTAGAAGAGTTAGCTGGTTATTTTGCGGGAGACTCGCGCTTTCAAATTTTCTGCCGCCCTGTTGGAAAATGGGGCGGAGCGAACGATGAAAATTTACCGATATGCGACCATCGTACAGCAGAAACGAAAATATGGGAGTTTACGGAATTTGGCATTCATCGCGGGCTAAATATGAGTTCGATCATTGAGTCGATGTTAATGCCAAGCGGGGCGGTTTGTTATGCGGCTAAGCCGCATTCGTTTGTCATTGGCGCTAATGGTCAAGTGTACAAATGCACTTGTTTCTTTGATGAGGAATATAACCATGTTGGATGGCTTCATGCCGATGGAACAATGGAAATTGATTTTGATAAATTAGCATTATGGGTCACTTCGGGAGAAGAACAAGACGAACATTGCCAAGCTTGCTTTTTTCGTCCCGCATGTCAAGGGAATCATTGTCCATTGTATCGCATACGTAAAGGAAAGCGTCCTTGTCCTTATGAAAAACGAAAAATTAAACAAGTGTTGCGCTTAATTCATGCCCAACAATCTAAAACAAAGTAA
- a CDS encoding substrate-binding domain-containing protein, protein MKKKVTMQDIADRLNISKNSVSQALRGKEGVSEETRERIKRVAEEMGYQYPGARKKKKQGRTGNIGLIASDLTFSLKNFFGEIYLSIEKEVVKRGMNLHIQSVNQEQKEQLILPSFIENKMVDGILILSHISTEYINKVISTGIPTILVDHHHPNIHADAVLTNNRFGAYLAVQHLIELNHRDIAFVGNVEYSPSYEERYEGYLLALREYGIEPNEEFIFKNAEEKEELILQYIKQLERQPTAWFCVNDALGFLVNSCLRQQGIQVPDQASICSYGNGQLSKISTPKTTTVDIDLELYGRRAVELLFWRMENKNEPFQEILLSSKLIKRESTAFAPKRS, encoded by the coding sequence ATGAAAAAGAAAGTAACAATGCAAGATATTGCCGATCGATTAAATATATCAAAAAACTCGGTATCCCAAGCTTTAAGAGGAAAAGAAGGGGTGAGCGAAGAAACTCGCGAGCGAATTAAACGTGTGGCCGAAGAAATGGGGTATCAATATCCAGGAGCGCGCAAGAAAAAGAAACAAGGAAGAACGGGGAACATCGGATTAATCGCTTCGGATTTAACATTTTCCTTAAAAAATTTTTTTGGCGAAATTTACTTGAGCATCGAAAAAGAAGTCGTAAAACGAGGCATGAACTTACACATCCAATCGGTTAATCAAGAACAAAAAGAACAGCTTATTTTGCCTTCATTTATCGAAAATAAGATGGTAGACGGAATCTTAATTCTTTCTCACATCAGTACGGAATACATTAATAAAGTGATTTCAACCGGCATTCCAACCATTCTTGTTGACCATCATCATCCTAATATCCACGCGGATGCCGTATTAACGAATAATCGCTTTGGCGCTTACTTGGCCGTACAGCATTTAATTGAATTAAATCATCGCGACATTGCTTTTGTCGGCAATGTAGAATATTCTCCTAGCTATGAAGAACGCTATGAAGGATATTTGCTCGCATTGCGGGAATATGGCATTGAACCAAATGAAGAGTTTATTTTCAAAAATGCGGAAGAAAAAGAAGAATTGATACTTCAGTACATTAAGCAATTAGAGCGGCAACCGACTGCTTGGTTTTGTGTCAATGATGCATTAGGATTTTTAGTCAACTCATGCTTAAGACAGCAAGGCATTCAAGTTCCTGATCAAGCATCCATATGCAGCTACGGTAATGGTCAATTATCGAAAATCTCTACACCGAAAACGACGACGGTTGACATTGACTTGGAACTTTACGGGAGAAGAGCGGTCGAACTGCTTTTCTGGAGAATGGAAAACAAAAATGAACCATTCCAAGAAATCCTGCTCTCCTCTAAACTAATTAAAAGGGAATCAACCGCCTTCGCACCAAAGCGATCTTGA